Within the Salinimonas marina genome, the region AAGAGAATCCCCTGAAATCCCCCATGACCATGAAATTGCCTGGAATAGAATTGTCATAAAAGAAGGTAATAAGCGTGGTACCGCGTTAAGATTCTCAGGTCAAAAATCTTGGGACGGAAAGCACTACAACTCATACATCTATAGAAATACCTTTATTAATGGATCCGCTTGGGTTCGATTCGAAGGGAAAAATAAATATTTTGTCGATGGTAATGTTGTCGTAAATAATAATCCCCGTCATTGGGATACCAGGCTCATGAAAACTTATCAAAACAATATGACCGGAACGCAGTCTGACTATATTGTGGATAAGAATGGTGATTTGACAGGATTTGCGAGGGAATCTAAAGGACAAGTAGGCTATCAGAGGTAAGTTTTCTAATGTTTTAAGCTGAAAATGATTGTTTTTATCTTTTTCAGCTTATCCTAATTTCACTTCTCAAGTTCTTCGGAGGTTCTTTTAGAAAAGAAATATATTTTTGTTACGTTATTTTTTAGAGTTATGTGGCAACGAAATACAATATATCTGATAAAGTTCTTAAGGTTGTATTTCTGTCTGTTTTTAGGATAGTTTAGTCTGGATATAAAGTTACCACAGCCAAAAGTAAAGTTTTCAAGAAAGTCTTCCTCCAATTCTCTCCAGCGCTCAATTGGAGTTGTATTAGATTCTTTACCTATCCGCCCAAAAGCACTGTTGGATTGCTTTGGGTCTAATGCTTTTTCAATGTCAAAATATTCTTTTCGGGTATCTAAAAAATCAGAGATTCGCTCAACGTATATATTCGGTTTTTGTAGAAAGTCCTCATAGCGTAAAATGAATACGTTCTTTTTGTTTTTTATACTAGTTTTATTCGTTAGCTTCCAACTCAACAAAGCATAGTGCATCTTGTCTGCTTTTGAATTGAAAGGTGGAGGTGGGTTTACCCAGCCAAGTTTTTCCTGAGAAATCGTGACATCTCTTCCATCCCTTATCATCCATATAAACTTTGCGTTTGGATGCTCACTTAGTATTGAATGTATATGTTTTACGTTAGCGGGAGTGCTATCTACAATAAACTTTTTATCAGCTTTATAAGCCATTTCCCGTAGGTATTCGATAAGTAAATTAGCATAGCTTTTTACTCTATCAAGCAGTTTCTTAAATTCCTTTTCATTTAGATTTGATCTTTTAAATTGCCGAGACTCAAACCAGTCTTTTAAAAATAAGTCTTTATTTTTTTTTGAGTTGAATATATCTCCATACTTCTTACGGCAAACAGTCATAATTAGTGTTTCAGCTCGGTAGTCATAGAAATCCTGATTAGTAAATAATAATTTACCAATCATAGTGGTACCTGACCTTGCAGAGCCGACGATGAATACGGGTTGAAATTCCTTCTTATCTTCCATAAACTTTCCAGTAGCTTAAAAATACAAGTTTTTAAATTTTTTCTCTCATGGTTATTCGAGCTCTATAAATCATGAAAGGTTTTTCAATAACCTTATAAGACAAAAACGCCAAGATTAACGTAGTAATAGACCCGGCTGTTAAACTAAATAAATAATTATCAAAAAATTTAAATCCCACTCCAAGCCCGATAGGGTGGTATAAATACATCGGGTAAGATATTTTTGCCAAACTAGTTATAAGGTGGCCGTTTACAAAATTGAATATTCTATATTCTGAGATTTTCATTATTGAGAGCATGGAGACAACAGCCAGTATGCCTTCAAGGCTATAACCTATAGTATAGCGTAATTCAGGAATGTCCTGCATGCTATTTGACGCATATACTGATACCACTAGAAGTAGCGGCCAAATGTATACGGGGGCGGTGAGCTTATTGTAAGGAAGTTTTTGTATATAAAAGGCGGCCAAGGAGCCTATCAATAATGAGTCTAGTCTTGTGTCCAAAGCATTGTAGAGCCAGGAAGTCTTGTGTTCTATATTTATTAATTCTGAGAAAATCAGAAATCTCCAGAACATACAGAGTGCAATAATTAGCAGAATGATAGGTATCGGTTTTCGAATTTTGAATGCAAGGTATATAAAAACTGGATAGACCAGGTAGAACTGTTCCATGGTTGACAACGTCCAGAGGTGTGCAACCATTCCAGAGCCATGACCAAATAACGCGTTATAGTAATTTACCGAGTGAAAAAGTGTAAATATTAGAAGGTTACTTTCCCAGCGTTCACCAAGGATAATAACGTCTAAAGTGTACGCTAATGCTATAAAGGCATAGTAAGCTGGAGCGATTCTGAGGAAACGACTCCGCCAGAAGCGCTTTAAGTCTAAATTATTGGTGCCTTTATATTCGCGTATCAAAGTTTGTGTGATCAAAAACCCTGACAAAGCTAACAAAAAAGGGACCCCAACGCCTCTAAATAGCTCTAACCCAGAATGGCTAAGAATTATGAAATAAACGGCAAGTACTCGAACTAGGTCCAGGCCTGGAAGTCGGTGAGATTGCGACATACTTACTTATCTCTGAGTTTGTTAGTCGGTACGTTATAAGGATTTTTCTTTATTTGCTAGGGCCTGTAGCTTTAATATCGACCAGAGCGTACCTAAGTGAATGAGAGGGAATAGTACACAGGCTAACAAAAGTTGTTTTAGATTTATACACGAAAATAGTTAGGTGCGGATTCAACCTGGAAGTGCACCATTCACTAAATTTACCCATGTCTCTGGCTATTTAAACCCGAGGCTTTTCCAAGGGCTTGAATTCAGGACATGCTCAGCCTCAGCAATCTGCTTGGCGGGCACCGTTCGTAAGTCTATACTTTTCGGATGCACTGCCTCAGCAGCCCGTGAAGTTTCGTTTAACCCTCGCGCCCAAGCGGAATATGGTTTAGCGCAATACACATCCGCTTTCAGCTTTTTCGCAACCACGTCGTGGCCACAGAAATGGTTTCAGTTATCCGCCTTTATTGTGCGGGCATGACCGCGGTGGCGCCATAACATCCCAACCATCGCCTGCACAACATCTTCGGCATTTTTAGCAGGCATTTTTCGTGTCAGATAAAGTTTAAAAGTTTATTTTGCGCTCATCTAGACTAACGATGGCAGCCGTACCGTTCTTGCCTAATATGCTATCGGCTTCCCCGCCACCAAACCGCTTTTTCTCATTAATAATGGCTGGGCTGCGTTAAATTCCAACTCGGATCGGAAAAATGATGCGCTTCGCACAGCTGCCTTTGCGGTATTTTCGACGACTATGTCGCAACTGTTTATGCACCTTGCCACCACACAACTTATCGCCCTGTATATAGCCATAAATCCATTCTTGGTTGACGCAATGCCTTATGGGTTTAACTACACCAGCATTTTCCTCAGAACTCCCTTGGCTCAACCCGAATTTAACGAACGCGCTAGTCAGCACTGATACACAATTTTTTGCTGCCCGACATCGTCGTTTAGCTGTCTAAGCGTGAGAGGCTTTAGGCAGATAGTGATTGTCATTTATTCTATTACGCTGGACTTCTCGGCTAATGTCGCTGTGACTAACCTTCAGCCTCTTTCCAACCGCCCGATAGTTGAAACCCTCGCGTAAGTTGGCTTCGAGCAACTGCTTGTAACTAATGGTAATACTCTTCTTTACTGGCGATTACAGAGTGCCCCCAACAGGCTGTTCATCTCTTCTCACCGTTTAACCATGAGTGGTGCACTTATTATCTGAATTCAAGATGCAATATCGATAGATTTATAAAGTAAGGAATCTTTTTGCTTTATAAATAATTAAATCTATGCAGATTTTTTTTCATAACTTTACTAATGGCGGATATTGTATTTTCAGAGAGTTCCTGTTTCCACGAGAGATCTTCAACAATATCAAAGTTAAAGTCTTTTCTCATACGATTTCCTAGTATATGAGAAGTTGAGTTGTCTTCCTCGAATTTTTTTGAGGAAGATAGTTTTAAGAATTTTGAAATTTCTAAACCGACACGGTGTTTATTGTTGCACAAATCCTCATACCGTATGGTTAGGGTATTAACATTACTAAATTTATTGGCGAGATTGTCTACAAGTTGAATGTAATCATTCCATTCCTGCGCTGCAAAATTTAGATCTTTTTCGGTCAGTTTTCTGTTTTTCTTATAGGAATTGCAAAAAGCTCTTCCATCTCTTACTAGGTGGATTAAATTTAATTTTTCATTTCTGAAATGGTTAGCGAAGATTTGAGTCCTTCTTATTGATTTTGTTCCATCAACATATACGTTAGCGTCACTGTAGTTTAAGGCATTTTCCATGAAATTAAATTGATAATTTATGTAACTATTTAATCTATTTTTGATGTTTGTGTGAGTAATAATTTTACGACGTAGAAATGATTCCAGCAATGGAGAGGAAAGATAACGATTT harbors:
- a CDS encoding sulfotransferase family protein, producing the protein MEDKKEFQPVFIVGSARSGTTMIGKLLFTNQDFYDYRAETLIMTVCRKKYGDIFNSKKNKDLFLKDWFESRQFKRSNLNEKEFKKLLDRVKSYANLLIEYLREMAYKADKKFIVDSTPANVKHIHSILSEHPNAKFIWMIRDGRDVTISQEKLGWVNPPPPFNSKADKMHYALLSWKLTNKTSIKNKKNVFILRYEDFLQKPNIYVERISDFLDTRKEYFDIEKALDPKQSNSAFGRIGKESNTTPIERWRELEEDFLENFTFGCGNFISRLNYPKNRQKYNLKNFIRYIVFRCHITLKNNVTKIYFFSKRTSEELEK
- a CDS encoding sulfotransferase domain-containing protein yields the protein MIPTMLLSNWYSGATLFAFFLDSHPEIICNGETFPLRDKDKRRNICSCGAYIDTCDFYKNTIYIKEDETFPRNWDYNNAVVKPRLHNNILVNRYLSSPLLESFLRRKIITHTNIKNRLNSYINYQFNFMENALNYSDANVYVDGTKSIRRTQIFANHFRNEKLNLIHLVRDGRAFCNSYKKNRKLTEKDLNFAAQEWNDYIQLVDNLANKFSNVNTLTIRYEDLCNNKHRVGLEISKFLKLSSSKKFEEDNSTSHILGNRMRKDFNFDIVEDLSWKQELSENTISAISKVMKKNLHRFNYL
- a CDS encoding acyltransferase family protein, whose amino-acid sequence is MSQSHRLPGLDLVRVLAVYFIILSHSGLELFRGVGVPFLLALSGFLITQTLIREYKGTNNLDLKRFWRSRFLRIAPAYYAFIALAYTLDVIILGERWESNLLIFTLFHSVNYYNALFGHGSGMVAHLWTLSTMEQFYLVYPVFIYLAFKIRKPIPIILLIIALCMFWRFLIFSELINIEHKTSWLYNALDTRLDSLLIGSLAAFYIQKLPYNKLTAPVYIWPLLLVVSVYASNSMQDIPELRYTIGYSLEGILAVVSMLSIMKISEYRIFNFVNGHLITSLAKISYPMYLYHPIGLGVGFKFFDNYLFSLTAGSITTLILAFLSYKVIEKPFMIYRARITMREKI